Below is a window of Candidatus Rhabdochlamydia sp. T3358 DNA.
CTGCAAAGGATTTTGCTAAATGGGTCCGGCAGCACTGGAGCATCGAGAATAAATGCCACTGGATAGCTGATGTAATTTTCAAGGAGGATAATAATTTGATGGATCGAGGACACAGTGCAGAGAACATGGGTCTGTTTCGGCGCTTGGCTATGAATATAGCTGCAGTTGCTGATCCAAATAGAGGACTTGCTGCTGTGAGACGAGCAGCAACTTTTGGCTCTGGATACTTAAAGGGAATTTTGGCAATTATTTTCTGCAGAGAGGTGTCAAAAAATTTTAGTTAAATCGCCCTGCCCTTTAATCAATTTTGTGGGTTTACTTCAAGAATCACTACTAACTAAAAAAGGATGATATGGATATAAAAATTCAAAATAGTTTCTCAAATTTTCAAAACCCCCTTGGTTCAGTTTCTTCTAAGAAAAATATTTTAGGATCTCCCAAAATTGCTGCTAAAGCGCTGGCCAATAAATATGAGTTGGATATGTATTTCAAACCCCGTCCTAACATTGATTCCTGTAATCATGCAGTTGCTGTAGTTGCAGCAGTTGCAGCGATAATAACAGCAGCAAATGGCGCTATAGAAGCTGCAAAAAGAGGCAAAATAGTTGATACATTGTATCCTATTGACCTAGAGAATATTGAAGCATCAGGATTAGATATAAACCAATTATTGAAAATCAGAGAAAATAGAATATAAAAAAGAAGCATTAATATTTCCATAAAAGTGATTTTTTTTCTTAAGGTAAAGGCTGCAGAATAATTTTTAGGCCTAGTTGTTTTTATTCAATAAAAAAATTTTTAACTTTCTTGTATAGGGAGTTCATAAGCAGGAGTACTTAATGTTTTGGACCGTTGCCTTAATTTTCAGTTTTATTCTTTTATTAAGTCTTTTAAGAGAGATTAAGCGGCTGGATTTTATATGGAATCGTTTCCCTATATTTATGCAGTTTGTTCCTACTTGGAGTTTTTTTGCTCCTCTGCCAAATATGTTTGATTATCACTTGTTGTATCGAGAAATTTCTAATAATGGCAAAGTTCAAGAATGGAAAGAAGTTTATTCTCTTGAAGATCAACGTCCTATTTATTGTTTGATTTGGAATCCTAAAAAAAGATTTTCAAAGGCTTTTTTGGATCTTGCAATGGATCTTATCAGGTTCAGTGAAAAAGTACAGGATAACAAACAAGTATGCACTTCTCTTCCCTATTTACAAATATTGAACTATTTGGATTCACTTTGTAGAAAACAATCTAATTTCTGCCAAAAATTATCTAAGATACAATTTTTAATTTTAACAAATTCGAGAATATATGATTATGATATACTCTTTTTATCAGAAATCCATCCCTTAAGTAACGGATAGTATGATAAATTTAGACACTTACTATGCATTCAAAGATATTACATTTACTTATCAAGTAACTTTATATATTTTATCAATTGGTTTATTTATTACATCATTAGAAGATCTCAAAACCTGGTCAGTTTTCCAGTCAGAGGGAATTTTAAGTTGGAAAGTATCAAAATTGGGACTTAGATATACTACAAAAAGCCCAATAGCAAAACTGCTTAACTTTTGCCTGAATGATAAAGCTTTCAAAGGCTCCATATATCTGAGAATTTTTGGTGCTATTTTACTGTTTATATTTTCGGTATTTAATATCATATCGCCTTCTCTTCTTATTGCTTTATTCTTTTTTAAAATACTGATTGCTTTACGAAGTCCTTATGGTCTAGATGGTGCCTATCAAATGCATCTAGTGATTTTATTTGCGCTATCGATAGGAAGCTTATGTGGAATTTGCTCTAAAATTTCGATAATAAGTTTATGTTTCATAGCAGGAGAACTGGTTATTTCTTATTTTATTTCTGGAATTACTAAGCTAACTTCTCCTGCGTGGCGCAAATCATTTGCATTAAATGCAATTTTTAGCACAAGAACCTATGGTCATTCCTTATTTTTTCGATTGATCTCTCAAAGAAATGTTCTTACGACTTCAATAAGTTGGATGATCTTTCTTTTTGAAACATTGTTTTTTCTGGTAATATTTTTGCATCCTATGCACGCAATTGTATTACTTGTAACTGGATTACTCTTTCATTTATTTAATGCAGTTTTCATGGGACTAAACGATTTTTTATTTGCATTTTCTGCTGCTTATCCAGCTCTTATTTATTGCATACATAAAATCCATTTAAATTAAGAACGAGATAAGCAGAAATATGAAGATGCTTTACCCTAAAGATATGCATATAAGGTAATCACAACATTAACCTCAGTTTTGGGTTTTCTAGCTAGCAACTGGATCTAAATATTCCTTTACTAGAAGAACTTAAAACTGAGATTACTAATCTTGTTGTCTATCTTTTAGAAGGCGGCTAAAAAGGCCCTTCTAATCTGTAATCCTGTCATTTCGAATGAGAAACCGGCCTTTAAATTTCATGGGTACTCCTTTTCCTAAAAATAAAAAATCACCGGTATGGTTTAAAACCGAATGGATATGTAAGTGAGGTTCTGTAGTATTCCCTGAATTACCTACTCTTGCGATAATTTGTCCTTTTTGGATAACATCTCCTTTTTTAAATTGAACACTCCCTCTCATGAGATGTGCTAAAACAACCACCACATCTGAATTTTTTTTAGCGATAACTAGACAATTTCCTACTGGATGTTCTGGATCCATTAGACCTGGCTCTAGATCAGGATATTGATCTAACGCATTGATCACAATACCATCACATGGGCTATAGAGAATAGACCCATAAATAGTAAAATCATCCACTTTTTTAGGATTTAATTCGTTAACTCTTAATCCAAAACGGTTGAGTTGCACAATATCAAGGCCGTATCTTTGTGCGGGAACAGCATAATGATGATTAATTACCGAGCTTGCGCCACCTTGAAGTACGTAAAATTCACCTCCTTTAAGAGGAAACTCCAGATCGACCGAATAAGATGGAGAAAAAGAGCCATTTAAAGCTAAAAAAATATCTGGCATTAGAATACCACTTATGGAAAAAATAATTAGATACAAAAAAATCTGTCTGACAGTTAAGGACTTAAAAGAAAAGCTTCTTTTGATGTTTCGTAGCGATTTAAAAGCAACAATAAGAAATGCAATAAGTAAAAAATAGCGAAAAAAATAGCCGTAAGGCATTAACCAAAAACCAATTAAAAACAGAGTAATTACATAAACCCCATAGAGGGTTATCTCTGATAACCACTTTCCTAAGTTTACATTATAATTGTGCCACATTCGAACGAGAAAAAAAAATGGAACGACAATATAAAAAGAAATTAAAATGACCTGTTCCCAGATTTTGCTCACTTTAAATAACCTTTGATTGTTTTTTTACAACTCTTCTTCTTATTTATATTTAGTAAACATCTTATCCTTGTCTTTTCAAGTTTGAAGTGCACAGAATGATTAAAAAAAAGAATGGGCAGGTGATGAAAAAATCTCTATTGTGATTTTTAACAATAAACACAAGGAGAGACCTTGCCTAAAGGCTATCATCACCTAACCTATGACCAAAGATGTCAGATTTATATTTTAAAAGCTAGAGGAGATACATCTAGCTCAATAGCAACCATGCTAAAAGTTCATCATAGCACTATCTATAGGGAGCTTAAGAGAAATAAAGGGCAACGAGGATACCGTCATCAGCAAGCCCAAGAAAAAGCATTTCTTAGAAAAAATCAAGTTGCAGTGGAGCCCCATACAAATATCAGGTTGGCTTAAAAGACATGGTAAAGAACATGTTAGTCATGAGACCATCTATAATCACATCTGGAAAGATAAACGACAGGGAGGACAGCTTTATAGAGAGCTCCGTCATCGAGGGAAAAAATATAACAAACAGAGAAAGGGAACTTCTGGAAGAGGGAGCATTCCTGGTCGTATAGATATTAAGCAACGGCCCTGTATTGTAGAAAAAAAGACTCGTTTAGGAGATTGGGAACTAGATACAGTCATAGGGGCAGGACATAAAGGCGTAATTGTATCAATGGTAGAAAGAACTTCCAAGCTAACCAAGCTCGCCAAAGTTTCTCATAAAACTGCAGAGGAAGTAGGTCAAGCATTAATTGAACAACTTAAACCTATCAAAGATTTTGTACACACATTAACAGCCGATAACGGAAAAGAATTTGCCTATCACCAAATGGTTAGTTTCGAACTAGAGACAGACTTCTACTTTGCAACGCCCTACCATTCTTGGGAAAGAGGTCTCAATGAGCACACAAATGGACTAGTTAGGCAATATTTTCCTAAAACACAAAGCTTTTTAGATACCACTTCCAAAGATGTTAAAGAGGTAGAAACACTACTCAATAACAGACCTAGAAAAGCTCTTAACTTTGAAACTCCACTAGAAGCATTTAGCAGATTATCTACAAACATGCTATGCTCGGGTGCACAATAGATGTTTTTTTCAAGTATTTATATGTTCTTTTTTGTGCACTTCGAGGTTGAAAGGGCCCCTTAAGAAGAATATGGATGAAACTCATTATAATCAATTTGATTTTTAATAATTTTTTTTACTTTCAGTCTGCCCCTAAAGATTTTTTAGGTATTCCTTACAAAATTTTGCAAGATCTCCATATGTCTATTAGCTATCGATTCTCTTAGCTGATATATTCAAATCCATATCTTTTTCAAAAACAAGAGCATCTTAAAATTATCTTATTTACATCTATTTTTATTGACTCTATTGCCAAAGATAAATTTTTTTTTGTTGTTAAAAATCCTAATAAAATATTAATATTTTTTTTATTATTCAACTTACGCCTGCTCTACCAAGAAAGCCTAGTGCTGATTAGGCCGTGTTGTAAGGTTGATTATTAACTATAACTTTAAGGTAATATGAACATGAAAATTCAAAATCAGGATAGTTTCTCGAAAAATCAAAGTTCCATTAATTCAATTTCTTCCATCAAAAAAAATTCAGAACCCGCTAAAATTGCTGCTAAAAAATTAACCAGCGAACATGAATTAGCTATGTATTTTAAACCTTGCTCTAATGCTAATTCTTATCATGCTAATATGGTTGGACCTGGTGGAGCCAATGCAGGAGGGCTAGCTGCGGTAGCTGGAGCAATAGCTGCAGCTGCTGTTGCTCACCTGGGTGCAGGAGCAGGAAGAACAGTTGATATGCTGCACCCCCTAGATCTTGAAAATACTGAGTTATCAAAATTG
It encodes the following:
- a CDS encoding helix-turn-helix domain-containing protein codes for the protein MPKGYHHLTYDQRCQIYILKARGDTSSSIATMLKVHHSTIYRELKRNKGQRGYRHQQAQEKAFLRKNQVAVEPHTNIRLA
- a CDS encoding M23 family metallopeptidase; the protein is MSKIWEQVILISFYIVVPFFFLVRMWHNYNVNLGKWLSEITLYGVYVITLFLIGFWLMPYGYFFRYFLLIAFLIVAFKSLRNIKRSFSFKSLTVRQIFLYLIIFSISGILMPDIFLALNGSFSPSYSVDLEFPLKGGEFYVLQGGASSVINHHYAVPAQRYGLDIVQLNRFGLRVNELNPKKVDDFTIYGSILYSPCDGIVINALDQYPDLEPGLMDPEHPVGNCLVIAKKNSDVVVVLAHLMRGSVQFKKGDVIQKGQIIARVGNSGNTTEPHLHIHSVLNHTGDFLFLGKGVPMKFKGRFLIRNDRITD
- a CDS encoding IS30 family transposase, with the translated sequence MQWSPIQISGWLKRHGKEHVSHETIYNHIWKDKRQGGQLYRELRHRGKKYNKQRKGTSGRGSIPGRIDIKQRPCIVEKKTRLGDWELDTVIGAGHKGVIVSMVERTSKLTKLAKVSHKTAEEVGQALIEQLKPIKDFVHTLTADNGKEFAYHQMVSFELETDFYFATPYHSWERGLNEHTNGLVRQYFPKTQSFLDTTSKDVKEVETLLNNRPRKALNFETPLEAFSRLSTNMLCSGAQ